AGCGGACCAAACCGCACTGCAACATCGGCACCATCGGCCACGTCGATCACGGCAAGACGACGCTGACGGCGGCGATCACCAAGATTCTGGCGGAATCGGGTGGGGCCGAATTCACGCCCTTTGACCAGATCGACAAGGCGCCGGAGGAAAAGGCGCGCGGCATCACCATCGCCACGGCGCACGTCGAATACGAGACCGAAAACCGCCACTACGCCCACGTCGACTGCCCGGGCCACGCCGATTACGTCAAGAACATGATCACCGGTGCGGCCCAGATGGACGGCGCCGTGCTGGTGGTTTCGGCGGCTGATGGTCCGATGCCGCAGACCCGCGAGCACATCCTGCTGGCCCGCCAGGTGGGTGTGCCGGCGATCGTGGTCTACATGAACAAGGTCGACCAGGTCGACGATCCGGAGATCCTGGAACTGGTCGAGCTCGAGGTGCGCGAGCTGTTGTCGAGCTACCAGTTCCCCGGCGACGACATCCCGGTGATCCAGGGCTCGGCCCTGGCGGCGCTGGAGGACGGCGACGAGGCCACGGGCAAGCAGTCGGTGCTGGAACTGATGGCGGCGGTGGATAACTACGTGCCGCAGCCCGATCGGCCCAAGGACAAGCCCTTCCTGATGCCCATCGAGGACGTCTTTTCGATCTCGGGCCGGGGCACGGTGGTGACGGGCCGCATCGAGCGCGGCGTGGTCAACGTCGGCGAGGAGGTCGAGATCGTCGGTATCAAGGAGACCTCGAAGACGACCTGCACCGGCGTCGAGATGTTCCGCAAGCTCCTCGACCAGGGCGAAGCCGGCGACAACGTCGGCTGCCTGTTGCGCGGCATCGACCGCGACGCGGTCGAGCGCGGCCAGGTTCTGGCCAAGCCCGGCTCGATCACGCCGCACACCAAGTTCTCGGCCGAGGCCTACATTCTTACCAAGGACGAGGGCGGCCGGCACACGCCGTTCTTCACCAACTACCGGCCGCAGTTCTACTTCCGCACGACCGACGTGACGGGCCAGGTGGCGCTGCCGGAAGGCACCGAGATGGTGATGCCGGGCGACAACGTGTCGATGGAGGTCGAGTTGATCTCGCCCATCGCCATGGACGAGGGCCTGCGTTTCGCCATCCGCGAGGGCGGCCGCACCGTGGGTGCCGGCGTCGTCGCCAGCATTATCGAATAGGGGGTCGAAGGGGAAGCGCATACGCGCCGGTCCGACGGAGTAGACCATGGTCAACCAGAACATCCGCATACGCCTCAAGGCGTTCGATCATCGTGTGCTCGATCAGTCGGCCAGCGAGATCCTGAGCACCGCCAAGCGCACCGGCGCCCAGGTTCGCGGCCCCATTCCGCTGCC
The DNA window shown above is from Alphaproteobacteria bacterium and carries:
- the tuf gene encoding elongation factor Tu, which encodes RTKPHCNIGTIGHVDHGKTTLTAAITKILAESGGAEFTPFDQIDKAPEEKARGITIATAHVEYETENRHYAHVDCPGHADYVKNMITGAAQMDGAVLVVSAADGPMPQTREHILLARQVGVPAIVVYMNKVDQVDDPEILELVELEVRELLSSYQFPGDDIPVIQGSALAALEDGDEATGKQSVLELMAAVDNYVPQPDRPKDKPFLMPIEDVFSISGRGTVVTGRIERGVVNVGEEVEIVGIKETSKTTCTGVEMFRKLLDQGEAGDNVGCLLRGIDRDAVERGQVLAKPGSITPHTKFSAEAYILTKDEGGRHTPFFTNYRPQFYFRTTDVTGQVALPEGTEMVMPGDNVSMEVELISPIAMDEGLRFAIREGGRTVGAGVVASIIE